One window of Dysgonomonas mossii genomic DNA carries:
- a CDS encoding NAD-dependent epimerase/dehydratase family protein: MKKIAITGAAGNLGGLLAQELQHKENLHLNLLIHKKDVAENLKDKNNVSVFRVDLASLKTLGDALAGVDVVVHFAGVLFKANPEKFLPTTNTLYFKNLLDAAIQQKVKRIILISFPHVEGECTPNNPATGHLDGNPESMHARTRLEEEKLLFSYGDKYGIEAVSLRVGMVYGKGILMIDAAQWFARHWLLGVWRKPTYIHLISKVDFANATIAAALKPDIKGIYHIGDEGVQTLQQFLDDITAYSGNRKPWRMPVWMIMAAAKGSELFSSLFGTQSPLTVDFVKIGMVSYYGDTRRMRNELLPELKFKTYRDGIELF; the protein is encoded by the coding sequence ATGAAGAAAATTGCTATCACCGGTGCTGCCGGAAACTTAGGAGGGCTCTTAGCTCAGGAACTTCAACACAAAGAAAATCTACACCTGAATTTACTGATACATAAAAAAGATGTAGCCGAGAACCTGAAAGATAAAAACAATGTATCTGTATTTCGGGTCGATTTGGCAAGCCTCAAAACATTGGGAGACGCATTAGCCGGAGTTGATGTGGTTGTACATTTTGCAGGGGTTTTGTTTAAGGCTAATCCCGAAAAGTTTTTGCCAACTACAAACACTCTATACTTTAAAAACTTACTCGATGCAGCTATACAGCAGAAAGTGAAACGTATAATACTGATTAGTTTTCCTCATGTTGAAGGAGAATGTACTCCCAATAATCCCGCAACAGGGCACTTGGATGGAAATCCAGAATCGATGCATGCCCGTACACGTCTTGAAGAAGAAAAGCTCTTGTTCAGCTATGGTGACAAATACGGTATAGAGGCTGTTTCTCTGCGGGTAGGAATGGTCTACGGCAAGGGGATACTAATGATAGATGCTGCACAGTGGTTTGCTCGACATTGGCTTTTGGGCGTGTGGCGGAAACCTACATATATTCATCTTATTTCGAAAGTGGATTTTGCAAATGCCACTATTGCCGCAGCCCTAAAGCCTGATATCAAAGGGATATATCACATAGGTGACGAAGGAGTGCAAACCTTACAGCAATTCTTAGACGATATTACTGCTTATAGCGGGAATCGCAAGCCTTGGCGTATGCCTGTATGGATGATAATGGCTGCAGCAAAAGGGTCGGAACTATTTTCATCTTTGTTTGGCACACAGAGCCCTCTCACCGTAGACTTTGTCAAAATAGGGATGGTTTCATACTATGGTGATACCCGTCGTATGAGAAACGAATTATTGCCCGAGCTGAAATTTAAGACTTATCGGGATGGGATAGAGCTGTTTTGA
- a CDS encoding YccF domain-containing protein: MKTIGNIIWLICGGFMIAIEYFISGFLMLLTIIGIPFGLQAFKLGILAIWPFGSHVESKDSAPGCLNLVMNIIWIIIGGFWIALTHLFWGVLLCITIIGIPFGKQHFKLIHLALVPFGKEIR; the protein is encoded by the coding sequence ATGAAAACAATAGGGAATATAATATGGTTGATTTGCGGAGGCTTTATGATAGCCATCGAATACTTCATTTCCGGATTTCTTATGTTATTGACCATCATCGGCATTCCCTTCGGACTACAAGCTTTCAAGCTGGGAATACTTGCAATATGGCCATTCGGAAGCCATGTTGAATCGAAAGACTCTGCTCCGGGCTGCCTCAATCTGGTGATGAATATTATATGGATCATAATCGGAGGATTCTGGATTGCCCTTACACACTTGTTCTGGGGAGTTCTTCTCTGTATCACAATAATAGGCATTCCGTTTGGAAAACAGCATTTTAAACTGATACATTTAGCTCTTGTTCCTTTCGGAAAAGAAATCAGATAA